Proteins co-encoded in one Clostridia bacterium genomic window:
- a CDS encoding ComF family protein, with protein MNIFKFFLNIFYPKRCMFCGKLIDNNEEYYCLKCYYKLPFVEEKRCLICGRELFGESKLCAHCKEHKRYIDANYPVFVYKGLIKEALLKYKFKGKMWYFKPFSCFLYEEIKDKVSNIDCIVYPPINKKTFYKRGYNQSELIAKELSQKLNIKMLNKCILKTRDNEKQSLMSGKMRYKNVKGVFKIDEKYKNELKGKRVLFIDDILTTGATADECAKMLKKAGALSVVSSTLCIAS; from the coding sequence ATGAATATTTTTAAATTTTTCCTTAATATATTTTATCCGAAAAGATGTATGTTTTGCGGTAAACTTATAGATAATAATGAAGAATACTACTGTTTAAAATGTTACTATAAATTACCGTTTGTTGAGGAGAAAAGATGCCTTATATGCGGAAGAGAGTTATTTGGAGAAAGTAAACTTTGCGCTCATTGTAAGGAGCATAAAAGATATATAGATGCAAACTATCCTGTATTTGTATATAAAGGTCTTATCAAAGAGGCTCTTTTAAAATATAAGTTCAAGGGTAAAATGTGGTATTTTAAGCCTTTCTCTTGCTTTTTATATGAAGAAATAAAGGATAAGGTAAGTAATATTGACTGTATTGTATATCCACCAATAAATAAAAAGACATTTTATAAAAGAGGTTATAATCAATCAGAACTTATTGCTAAAGAACTATCCCAAAAACTTAATATAAAAATGTTAAATAAATGTATTCTTAAAACGAGAGATAATGAAAAGCAAAGTCTTATGAGTGGTAAAATGAGATATAAGAATGTAAAAGGCGTCTTTAAGATTGATGAAAAATATAAAAATGAACTTAAAGGTAAGCGTGTCCTTTTTATTGATGATATTTTAACAACAGGCGCAACTGCCGACGAATGTGCAAAAATGCTTAAAAAAGCAGGAGCACTTTCGGTTGTATCGTCAACATTATGTATAGCATCCTAA
- the secG gene encoding preprotein translocase subunit SecG — MVTALYVIQIVVCLVLIISVLLQEGNSAGLSGSIAGGAETFFGKGKSKTLNGIFKSFTKVFAVLFVVLSLVLTLISK, encoded by the coding sequence ATGGTAACTGCTCTTTATGTTATTCAGATAGTAGTATGTTTAGTTCTTATAATCAGTGTATTATTACAGGAAGGTAATTCAGCTGGTTTATCCGGAAGTATTGCTGGCGGCGCTGAAACATTTTTCGGCAAAGGAAAAAGTAAAACATTAAACGGTATTTTCAAATCTTTTACAAAAGTTTTTGCCGTTTTATTTGTTGTTTTATCTTTAGTTTTAACTTTAATTTCTAAATAA
- the rnr gene encoding ribonuclease R, whose protein sequence is MTRKEKLLNFIKDNKFTPFSYNELALMLDVREEDLYELTRLLDELLSDKKVTLTKKKRYKYNEENDLYDGEFIGHDKGYGFIVSKDFEKDFFVSKENRKNALNKDVVKFKIIRQASDEKRAEAEIVSVLERKNQSVVGTFCKNKNFGFVIADDKKFDKDIFISKKNCSYAKDKDKVVCQIIDFGKEGRKPEGKIVEVIGDFFDKGNDVLSVIKKYDLPYIFPKKVIEDAKIINKEVGVDKIKERLDLRDKLIITIDGEDAKDLDDAISISKIEDNTYILGVHIADVSSYVKEGSEIDKEAYKRGTSVYLADRVVPMLPKELSNGICSLHPSVDRLAMSVFMTVDSKGNIINYDFKETVINSKYRMTYKEVTDILENGKKCDKKLYSLLSNMKSLAEILRRKRKMRGSLDFDFPECKIIYDENNFPVEITKYNLTIANYIIEEFMLLANETVAEYIYWQNKPMIYRIHEEPDPEKIDKFKVFIKNLGYTLKGGNDGIHPKTLLELLEKIKGDKSEKIIQTIMLRSLMKARYSPENKGHFGLSSKFYCHFTSPIRRYPDLLVHRILKKILNNELNENEIERYTSYIDKAAEHTSERERIAEQSERETEDIKKAIYMSERIGLEFEGIVSSVTGFGIFVELDNTVEGLVRYENIYDDFYIYDEKNHSVTGERKGKRYTIGDRVLIKVINSNPQLMEIDFELIKKI, encoded by the coding sequence ATGACAAGAAAAGAAAAATTATTAAATTTTATAAAAGATAATAAGTTTACACCTTTTTCATATAATGAACTGGCTTTGATGCTTGATGTAAGAGAAGAAGATTTATATGAACTTACCAGACTTTTAGATGAACTTCTCTCCGATAAAAAGGTAACTCTTACCAAGAAGAAAAGATATAAATACAATGAAGAAAACGATTTATATGATGGAGAATTTATAGGCCACGATAAAGGGTATGGCTTTATTGTATCAAAAGACTTTGAAAAAGATTTCTTTGTATCTAAAGAAAACAGAAAGAATGCCTTAAATAAAGATGTTGTAAAGTTTAAAATTATAAGACAGGCATCAGACGAAAAACGCGCAGAAGCAGAAATTGTAAGCGTTTTAGAGAGAAAAAACCAATCAGTTGTGGGCACATTTTGCAAGAATAAAAATTTTGGCTTTGTAATAGCAGACGATAAGAAATTTGATAAGGATATTTTTATATCAAAAAAGAATTGTTCCTATGCAAAAGACAAGGATAAAGTGGTGTGTCAGATTATTGATTTTGGTAAAGAGGGAAGAAAACCTGAAGGGAAAATTGTTGAAGTTATTGGCGATTTTTTTGATAAAGGAAATGATGTTCTCTCGGTTATTAAAAAGTATGATTTACCGTATATATTCCCGAAAAAAGTTATAGAAGATGCAAAGATTATAAATAAAGAAGTTGGCGTTGATAAAATTAAAGAAAGACTGGATTTAAGGGATAAACTTATAATTACTATTGACGGAGAAGATGCAAAAGATTTAGACGATGCAATATCCATATCAAAAATTGAAGATAACACCTATATCCTTGGCGTTCATATAGCAGATGTAAGTTCCTATGTTAAAGAGGGAAGCGAAATAGATAAAGAAGCGTATAAAAGGGGAACAAGTGTATATCTTGCAGACAGAGTTGTCCCTATGCTTCCCAAAGAACTTTCCAATGGAATATGCAGTCTTCATCCGTCGGTTGACAGACTCGCTATGTCAGTTTTTATGACGGTTGACAGTAAGGGTAATATAATAAATTATGACTTTAAAGAAACTGTTATAAATTCTAAATACAGAATGACTTATAAAGAAGTTACAGATATTTTGGAAAACGGGAAAAAGTGTGATAAAAAACTCTATTCTCTTCTTTCGAATATGAAGTCATTGGCTGAAATTCTAAGGCGAAAAAGAAAAATGAGAGGAAGCCTTGATTTTGATTTTCCTGAATGTAAAATTATATATGATGAAAATAATTTCCCTGTGGAGATTACAAAGTATAATTTAACTATTGCAAACTATATAATCGAAGAGTTTATGCTTCTCGCAAACGAAACTGTCGCAGAGTATATTTACTGGCAGAATAAACCTATGATTTACAGAATTCACGAAGAGCCTGACCCTGAAAAAATTGATAAATTCAAGGTTTTTATTAAAAATTTAGGCTACACATTAAAGGGTGGCAATGACGGTATTCATCCAAAAACTCTATTGGAACTATTGGAAAAAATCAAAGGGGATAAGAGTGAAAAAATTATTCAGACAATTATGTTAAGGTCTTTGATGAAAGCGAGATATTCGCCTGAAAATAAAGGGCATTTCGGCCTTTCAAGTAAATTTTACTGTCATTTTACATCTCCTATAAGAAGATATCCTGACCTTTTAGTTCACAGAATTTTAAAGAAAATTTTAAATAATGAACTAAATGAAAATGAAATTGAAAGGTACACTTCATATATAGATAAAGCAGCCGAGCACACATCTGAAAGAGAGAGAATTGCAGAGCAAAGCGAAAGAGAAACGGAAGATATTAAGAAAGCAATTTATATGAGCGAAAGAATAGGCTTAGAATTTGAAGGGATTGTTTCCTCTGTTACAGGTTTTGGAATTTTCGTTGAACTTGATAATACTGTTGAAGGGCTTGTAAGATACGAAAATATATATGACGATTTCTACATTTATGACGAAAAAAACCACTCGGTAACAGGAGAGAGAAAAGGCAAAAGATATACCATAGGAGACAGGGTTTTAATTAAAGTTATAAATTCTAATCCGCAACTTATGGAAATAGACTTTGAACTTATAAAAAAAATATAA
- a CDS encoding class I SAM-dependent methyltransferase has translation MWLADNWNDYKILDTCNGEKLERWGEYVFIRPDPQVIWNLKNNESLWKSAHGRYIRSSKGGGSWDISAKKLPDSWKISYKDLKFIVKPTGFKHTGLFPEQAANWDFIMEKIENANREVKVLNLFGYTGGATVAALSKGASVCHVDASKGIMNWCKDNVYANGFEDRKIRYIVDDAVKFVEREIRRGNTYDAVIMDPPSYGRGPNGEIWKLEDKIYDLTALLTDVLSDNPLFFIVNSYTTGFAPTVLYNILSMTVNKKYKGKVTAKELGIPVENSPYILPCGSTGRWEAL, from the coding sequence ATGTGGTTGGCAGATAATTGGAATGATTATAAAATACTTGATACATGTAACGGAGAAAAACTTGAGCGTTGGGGGGAATATGTGTTTATCCGTCCTGATCCTCAGGTTATCTGGAACTTAAAAAATAACGAATCTTTATGGAAAAGTGCTCATGGAAGATATATAAGAAGCAGTAAAGGCGGAGGCAGTTGGGATATAAGCGCAAAAAAACTTCCTGACAGTTGGAAGATATCCTATAAAGACCTTAAATTTATTGTTAAGCCGACTGGGTTTAAACATACAGGGCTTTTCCCTGAACAGGCAGCAAACTGGGATTTCATTATGGAAAAGATTGAAAATGCCAACAGGGAAGTTAAAGTTCTTAATTTATTCGGATATACAGGCGGAGCAACAGTTGCAGCACTATCCAAAGGCGCAAGTGTATGTCATGTTGACGCATCAAAAGGCATTATGAACTGGTGCAAAGATAACGTATATGCTAATGGGTTTGAAGACAGAAAAATAAGATATATTGTTGATGATGCAGTTAAATTTGTTGAAAGGGAAATCCGCAGAGGCAATACATATGATGCAGTTATTATGGACCCTCCGTCATACGGAAGAGGGCCTAACGGAGAAATTTGGAAACTGGAAGATAAAATTTATGACTTAACAGCGCTTTTAACAGATGTTCTTTCAGACAACCCGTTGTTCTTTATTGTAAATTCATACACAACAGGTTTTGCACCTACTGTGCTCTACAATATTTTATCAATGACAGTTAATAAAAAATATAAAGGCAAAGTTACTGCTAAGGAACTTGGAATTCCTGTTGAAAATTCCCCTTATATACTTCCTTGCGGTTCAACCGGAAGATGGGAAGCATTATAA
- a CDS encoding energy-coupling factor transporter ATPase: MDNIIETKDLTYGYNEKEYTTVFEKLNISVKKGEFLCILGHNGSGKSTLAKHFNGILLPSGGVCYVNGIDTKDEKKIFDVRKNVGMVFQNPDNQLVATTVEDDVAFALENLGVEPEVIRERVDEALKSVGLFNRQKDAPHKLSGGQKQRVAIAGVIALRPQCIVLDEPTAMLDPSGRKEVIDTLIRLNKEYSLTIILITHYMEEAIEADRVVVLDNGEILLDDSPKKIFENVALIKSVGLDVPQTTELLYELYKDGVKVSFENLTVDECVMELTKLLEGTK; the protein is encoded by the coding sequence TTGGATAATATCATAGAAACCAAAGATTTAACATATGGGTATAACGAAAAAGAATATACCACTGTTTTTGAAAAACTTAATATATCGGTAAAAAAAGGAGAATTCCTTTGTATTTTAGGTCATAACGGTTCAGGAAAATCTACACTTGCCAAGCATTTTAACGGTATACTTCTTCCAAGTGGCGGAGTATGCTATGTTAACGGTATTGACACTAAAGACGAAAAGAAAATCTTTGATGTAAGAAAAAATGTGGGAATGGTTTTTCAGAATCCTGATAATCAACTTGTTGCTACAACAGTTGAAGATGATGTTGCCTTCGCTCTTGAAAATCTTGGTGTTGAGCCTGAAGTTATAAGAGAAAGGGTTGACGAGGCGTTAAAGTCGGTTGGTTTATTTAACAGGCAAAAGGATGCCCCGCATAAATTATCAGGAGGGCAGAAACAAAGAGTTGCTATCGCAGGTGTAATTGCACTTCGTCCTCAGTGCATTGTTCTTGATGAGCCTACTGCTATGCTTGACCCGTCAGGCAGAAAAGAAGTTATAGATACACTGATTAGGCTTAATAAAGAATATTCGCTTACTATTATTTTAATAACTCACTATATGGAGGAAGCAATAGAAGCAGACAGAGTTGTCGTTTTAGATAACGGTGAAATACTTCTTGATGACTCTCCTAAAAAGATATTTGAAAATGTGGCTTTGATAAAATCGGTTGGTTTAGATGTTCCTCAGACAACAGAACTTTTATACGAACTGTATAAAGACGGTGTAAAAGTTTCTTTTGAAAATCTCACAGTTGATGAATGCGTTATGGAACTTACAAAATTATTGGAGGGAACAAAGTGA
- a CDS encoding energy-coupling factor transporter ATPase translates to MILEIKNLSHTYMPGTAFSTSAVKNINLTVNQGEFIGLIGHSGSGKSTLIQHLNGLLKGNDGQILLDGKDIFENKNTLKSLRFRVGLVFQYPEAQLFEETVFDDIAFGPRNMGLCEEEVKERVNEAISLCEIKDEHLDKSPFDLSGGQKRRVAIAGVIAMKPEILILDEPTAGLDPKGRKKILSSIKTLHKKTNMTVILVSHSMEDIANNVDRIVVMNNGEIVMDASQKEVFSRSEELEKIGLSVPQVSKVFSKLKKKGYDIPDDVYTIDRAKEVILNLLKRGGSI, encoded by the coding sequence GTGATATTAGAGATTAAAAATTTATCTCACACATATATGCCCGGCACTGCTTTTTCCACAAGCGCTGTAAAAAATATAAATCTTACCGTTAATCAGGGAGAATTTATCGGACTCATAGGACACAGTGGGTCAGGTAAGTCTACTTTAATACAGCATTTAAACGGTCTTTTAAAAGGTAATGACGGTCAAATTTTACTTGACGGTAAAGATATTTTTGAAAATAAAAACACACTCAAGAGTCTTCGTTTTAGAGTTGGGCTGGTTTTTCAGTATCCCGAAGCACAGTTGTTTGAAGAAACAGTCTTTGATGATATAGCATTCGGCCCTCGTAATATGGGTCTATGCGAGGAAGAAGTTAAAGAAAGGGTTAATGAGGCAATCTCTTTATGTGAAATAAAAGATGAGCATCTTGATAAATCGCCTTTTGATTTATCAGGTGGGCAAAAAAGAAGAGTGGCAATTGCAGGTGTTATCGCAATGAAGCCTGAGATTCTTATACTTGACGAGCCGACAGCAGGGCTTGACCCGAAAGGAAGAAAGAAGATATTATCAAGTATAAAAACACTTCATAAAAAAACAAATATGACGGTTATTTTAGTTTCTCACAGTATGGAAGACATTGCAAACAATGTTGACAGAATTGTTGTAATGAATAATGGAGAAATTGTTATGGACGCTTCTCAAAAAGAAGTGTTTTCACGAAGTGAAGAACTTGAAAAAATCGGTCTTAGTGTTCCTCAAGTTTCAAAAGTTTTTTCAAAACTTAAAAAAAAGGGGTATGATATTCCTGATGATGTGTATACCATTGACAGAGCAAAGGAAGTCATTTTAAATCTCCTTAAAAGGGGGGGAAGTATATGA
- a CDS encoding energy-coupling factor transporter transmembrane protein EcfT, which yields MITDITLGQYYPVSSFVHKLDALTKILITLIFMVTIFFVKGFLGFGIILLFLIVTVKASKVPFMFLLKGLKPILFFVVLTSLLNLFMTTGEKAFTFIIWDITYEGIYMSAFMALRIIFLMIGSSLLTYTTSHIMLTDGIEKMLKPFVKLGVPAYEIAMMMSIALRFIPTLIEETDKIIKAQKARGSDFETGGLIKRGKAVIPVLVPLFVSAFRRADELAIAMESRCYNGGVNRTRLRNSKPGIKDLYALLIFSLFMALAIIF from the coding sequence ATGATTACAGATATTACTTTAGGTCAATACTATCCTGTCTCATCATTTGTGCATAAATTAGATGCTCTTACCAAAATACTTATAACCCTTATTTTTATGGTAACCATATTTTTTGTAAAAGGTTTTCTGGGCTTTGGAATTATTCTTTTGTTTTTAATTGTAACAGTTAAAGCATCTAAAGTACCATTTATGTTTCTTTTAAAAGGGTTAAAACCCATTTTATTCTTTGTTGTTTTAACTTCACTTCTTAATCTTTTTATGACAACAGGGGAAAAGGCATTTACATTTATTATCTGGGATATTACCTATGAGGGAATATATATGTCTGCCTTTATGGCATTAAGAATAATATTTTTAATGATAGGCAGTTCTCTTTTAACATATACTACATCTCATATTATGTTGACAGACGGAATAGAAAAAATGCTAAAACCGTTTGTTAAATTAGGTGTTCCTGCATATGAAATTGCAATGATGATGAGTATTGCATTAAGATTTATCCCTACTTTAATAGAAGAAACAGATAAAATAATAAAAGCACAAAAAGCAAGAGGCTCAGATTTTGAAACAGGCGGTCTTATAAAAAGAGGAAAAGCAGTTATCCCTGTTCTTGTTCCGCTTTTTGTAAGCGCATTCAGACGTGCCGATGAACTTGCAATAGCCATGGAGTCAAGATGTTATAACGGTGGAGTTAACAGAACAAGGCTTAGAAATTCAAAACCGGGTATAAAAGATTTATACGCACTTTTGATATTTTCTCTTTTTATGGCTCTGGCAATTATTTTCTAA
- the truA gene encoding tRNA pseudouridine(38-40) synthase TruA: MRNLRFNISYDGTCYHGFQIQKDYITIEKVIKDGVYKLTGENVDIIGCGRTDAGVHAIDYTLNFKTNSSIPCDKFPIALNTVTPYDISFLRCVEVDDSFHSRFLAKRKTYKYLIHTSKYPNPFYNRFAYNYKIPLDIDKMIEAKKYIEGTKDFKCFMAQGSPIVDTVRTVYGIDINKKDDLIEIEVCGNGFLYNMVRIIVGTLINVGNSKFDPEYVDYIIKSKDRENAGMTVPAHGLYLKEVIYD, from the coding sequence ATGAGAAATTTAAGGTTTAATATATCCTATGACGGAACTTGTTATCACGGTTTTCAGATTCAGAAAGACTATATAACAATAGAAAAAGTTATAAAAGACGGTGTTTATAAATTAACAGGCGAAAATGTTGATATTATCGGTTGCGGAAGAACGGACGCTGGAGTCCATGCAATAGATTATACACTTAATTTTAAAACCAACAGCAGTATCCCGTGTGATAAATTTCCCATCGCTCTTAATACCGTTACACCTTATGATATTTCTTTTTTAAGATGTGTTGAAGTTGACGATAGTTTTCATTCAAGATTTTTAGCAAAAAGAAAAACTTATAAATATCTTATTCATACATCCAAATATCCTAATCCGTTTTATAACAGATTTGCATATAATTATAAAATTCCACTTGATATAGATAAAATGATAGAAGCAAAAAAATACATTGAGGGCACAAAAGATTTTAAATGCTTTATGGCACAGGGAAGTCCCATTGTTGATACAGTCCGTACAGTATACGGTATTGATATAAATAAAAAAGACGATTTAATTGAAATTGAAGTATGCGGAAACGGGTTTTTATACAATATGGTAAGAATTATTGTTGGAACGCTTATAAATGTTGGAAACTCTAAATTTGATCCTGAATATGTAGATTATATTATAAAAAGTAAAGACAGGGAAAACGCAGGGATGACAGTTCCTGCCCACGGATTATATCTTAAAGAGGTTATTTATGACTAA
- a CDS encoding CvpA family protein — MNISLVGLIILLIILIFTVWGWKSGFIKTVFDVFSLVLVMGLTGAFYPHLAKILMNTRLKDTIYDYFVTTFTSSVNISEETFVNLPSFIHDTVVLSTENIIGHTATSMAEIFTVFVVNVISIILLFISLFICSFFIKKLAKFINKIIIVGHINKILGAILGFFQGVLISYLIICVISFFPASKIYTYVAEDMEKSYISKFMFNEQINLFGIQPIYPERLGE; from the coding sequence ATGAATATATCCTTAGTAGGTTTGATTATTCTTCTTATTATTTTAATTTTTACTGTGTGGGGATGGAAGTCAGGGTTTATAAAAACCGTCTTTGATGTGTTTTCTCTGGTGTTGGTAATGGGGTTAACAGGTGCGTTTTATCCCCATCTTGCAAAAATACTTATGAACACTCGTTTAAAAGATACAATTTATGATTATTTTGTTACGACTTTTACAAGCAGTGTAAATATATCAGAAGAAACATTTGTTAATCTGCCATCATTTATACACGATACGGTGGTTTTATCAACAGAAAATATAATAGGTCATACTGCAACATCAATGGCAGAGATTTTTACAGTTTTTGTCGTCAATGTAATAAGTATAATACTTCTTTTTATATCCCTTTTTATTTGCTCATTCTTTATTAAGAAGTTAGCAAAGTTTATAAACAAGATAATAATAGTAGGGCATATCAATAAGATTTTGGGAGCGATTTTAGGTTTTTTTCAGGGAGTGTTAATATCCTATCTCATAATATGCGTTATATCTTTTTTTCCCGCTTCCAAAATATATACATATGTGGCAGAAGATATGGAAAAATCTTATATTTCAAAATTTATGTTTAATGAGCAGATAAATCTGTTTGGCATACAACCAATATATCCGGAAAGGCTTGGTGAGTAA
- a CDS encoding magnesium transporter CorA family protein, translating into MYKYYKTLDSKITQIDEFQPGCWINIVNPTHEELTYLSESHNIDMGFLKAPLDIEETSRVEAEDDQTLVVIDVPTTETNDNKVVFETLPLALIITKDCFVSVCTKETSSINSFIEGNVRNVYTNLKTRFLMQILYKVSTRFLFYLKQIDRRSANIEKELHKSLKNKELIQLLDLEKSLVFFSTSLKANESTIKRLQRASYVNMYEEDEELIEDVLIETKQAIEMSNIYSSILSGTMDAFASVISNNLNIVMKVLTSITILMAVPTMIASFYGMNVSSLPFANFYFPFGLSVVTTVVVAFFLNKRGML; encoded by the coding sequence ATGTATAAATATTATAAAACTTTAGACTCAAAAATTACACAAATCGATGAGTTTCAGCCTGGGTGCTGGATCAACATTGTTAATCCTACTCATGAAGAACTCACATATTTAAGCGAATCTCATAATATTGATATGGGCTTTTTAAAAGCACCTTTGGATATTGAAGAAACTTCGCGTGTGGAAGCAGAAGACGACCAGACTCTTGTGGTTATTGACGTTCCAACTACTGAAACTAACGATAATAAAGTAGTGTTTGAAACCCTTCCTTTAGCGCTTATTATTACTAAAGACTGTTTTGTGTCGGTTTGTACTAAAGAAACTTCTTCTATAAACAGTTTTATAGAAGGTAATGTCAGAAATGTTTATACCAATTTAAAAACACGCTTTTTAATGCAGATTCTTTATAAAGTTTCAACAAGATTTTTATTCTATTTAAAACAGATTGACAGAAGAAGTGCAAATATAGAAAAAGAACTTCATAAATCACTTAAAAATAAAGAACTCATCCAGCTTCTTGACCTTGAAAAAAGTTTGGTGTTCTTTTCAACTTCCCTAAAGGCGAATGAATCTACTATAAAAAGATTACAAAGAGCATCTTATGTAAATATGTATGAAGAAGATGAAGAACTTATTGAAGATGTACTTATAGAAACAAAACAGGCTATTGAAATGTCTAATATTTACAGCAGTATTCTAAGTGGTACAATGGATGCTTTTGCATCAGTTATATCTAATAACTTAAATATCGTAATGAAAGTTCTTACTTCAATAACTATTCTTATGGCAGTGCCTACTATGATTGCCTCATTTTACGGAATGAATGTTTCAAGCCTTCCTTTTGCAAACTTCTATTTTCCGTTTGGATTATCAGTAGTAACAACTGTTGTAGTTGCATTCTTTCTTAATAAAAGAGGAATGTTATAG
- the rho gene encoding transcription termination factor Rho, translating into MKTKSELSKLTVNDLKVIAKELNIENITKCKKNDLIDLIINCESSKEIKTENESHSVVEGILEVLDDGYGFVRSDNYLSGANDVFVSPTFIRKFNLKTGDWILGKSRMQRDGEKFAALIYIDKINDDLPVVAIKRQDFHSLTPIFPDERLKLEVSKNGYPMRLIDLIAPIGKGQRGMIVAPPKVGKTTLIKDIANSITTNNPEITLIVLLIDERPEEVTDIKRSINAEVIYSTFDELPENHTVVAEMVLERAMRLVEHNKDVVILLDSLTRLARAYNLTITPSARTLSGGLDPAALHKPKKFFGAARNIENGGSLTILATSLIETGSRMDDVIFEEFKGTGNMEVHLDRKLSEKRIFPAIDINKSGTRREDLLLTKKELLATWNLRRALSEQNTSDVTQNFINKIISTKNNDELVNLISKEF; encoded by the coding sequence ATGAAAACAAAAAGTGAATTGTCAAAACTTACAGTAAACGATTTAAAGGTAATAGCCAAAGAACTTAATATTGAGAATATCACTAAATGTAAAAAGAATGACCTAATTGATTTAATAATAAATTGCGAATCATCAAAAGAAATAAAGACAGAGAATGAATCACATTCGGTTGTCGAAGGGATACTTGAAGTTTTAGACGACGGTTATGGTTTTGTAAGAAGCGATAATTATCTTTCAGGTGCAAATGATGTATTCGTTTCGCCTACTTTTATAAGAAAATTCAATTTAAAAACAGGGGATTGGATACTTGGAAAAAGCAGAATGCAAAGAGACGGAGAAAAATTTGCAGCACTTATTTATATAGATAAAATAAATGACGATTTGCCGGTTGTTGCAATTAAAAGGCAGGACTTTCACTCTCTTACTCCCATTTTCCCTGACGAAAGATTAAAACTTGAAGTATCAAAAAACGGATATCCTATGCGTCTTATCGATTTAATTGCGCCGATAGGAAAAGGGCAAAGGGGAATGATAGTTGCTCCTCCTAAAGTGGGTAAAACAACCCTTATAAAGGATATTGCAAACAGTATAACAACCAATAACCCTGAAATAACTTTAATTGTGCTTTTAATAGACGAGCGTCCTGAAGAGGTTACGGATATTAAAAGAAGTATAAACGCAGAAGTTATATATTCAACATTTGACGAACTTCCTGAAAATCACACAGTAGTTGCAGAAATGGTGCTTGAAAGAGCCATGCGTTTGGTTGAGCATAATAAAGATGTTGTAATTTTACTTGACAGTTTAACAAGACTTGCCAGAGCGTATAATTTAACAATTACACCGTCTGCAAGAACTCTGTCTGGGGGTCTTGACCCTGCAGCACTTCACAAACCAAAAAAATTCTTCGGCGCAGCAAGAAATATAGAAAACGGTGGTTCGCTTACCATCCTTGCAACATCTTTGATTGAAACGGGAAGCAGAATGGATGATGTAATATTTGAAGAATTTAAAGGCACAGGTAATATGGAAGTTCATCTTGACAGGAAACTTTCTGAAAAGAGAATTTTCCCTGCAATAGATATAAATAAATCTGGTACAAGAAGAGAGGATTTGCTTCTTACAAAAAAAGAACTTCTTGCAACATGGAATTTAAGAAGAGCGTTGTCAGAGCAGAATACTTCTGATGTAACCCAGAACTTTATAAATAAAATTATTTCTACTAAAAATAATGACGAATTGGTAAACTTAATTTCAAAAGAATTTTAA